A genomic stretch from Pseudomonas sp. DTU_2021_1001937_2_SI_NGA_ILE_001 includes:
- a CDS encoding DUF4214 domain-containing protein — translation MARVTFNKPFTANDLLIATNAGYFGTLVAQSSTHVKVVYGNYSAEMFGWSLSSSVRYAVVDSLVYSKNGEPFATITGMNQHLNDSNPAAYLYGDDVYTGSWGNDHFYAWPGNDYYDGGSGIDTVHYNAQASELTVVNNGNFYAVGIWNKVDTLVNIERIQLGDDGAVMALDVGQWQNTGGAYRLYQAAFDRQPDMAGLKYWVADLDRGVSLQQVAKGFVDSAEFKALNPGNDTASIINNLYLNVLHRQADVDGFNYWKDSMAKGMTTSEILVSFSESAENINNVAADLNGGLWLV, via the coding sequence ATGGCTCGTGTCACCTTCAATAAACCTTTCACGGCCAATGACCTGCTCATCGCCACCAATGCCGGCTACTTTGGCACTCTGGTTGCCCAGAGCAGCACCCACGTGAAAGTTGTCTACGGTAACTACTCGGCAGAAATGTTTGGCTGGTCGCTTTCGAGTAGCGTGCGCTACGCGGTGGTCGATAGCCTGGTCTATTCGAAGAATGGCGAGCCTTTCGCGACCATCACCGGCATGAACCAGCACCTCAATGACAGCAACCCGGCCGCCTACTTGTATGGCGATGATGTCTATACCGGTTCATGGGGTAACGATCATTTCTACGCCTGGCCGGGTAATGACTATTACGATGGCGGCAGCGGTATCGACACCGTTCATTACAATGCACAGGCCAGTGAACTGACCGTGGTCAATAACGGTAACTTCTACGCCGTGGGCATCTGGAACAAAGTCGACACCCTGGTCAATATCGAACGCATCCAGTTGGGCGATGACGGCGCCGTCATGGCCCTGGATGTCGGTCAATGGCAGAACACCGGCGGCGCCTACCGTCTTTACCAGGCGGCCTTCGACCGCCAACCCGACATGGCCGGGCTCAAGTACTGGGTCGCGGACCTGGACAGAGGCGTCAGCCTGCAGCAGGTGGCCAAAGGTTTCGTCGACAGTGCCGAATTCAAGGCCCTGAACCCTGGCAACGATACCGCGTCGATCATCAACAACCTCTACCTCAATGTTCTGCACCGCCAGGCCGATGTCGATGGCTTCAATTATTGGAAAGACTCCATGGCCAAGGGCATGACCACCAGCGAGATACTGGTGTCGTTCTCTGAAAGTGCGGAAAACATCAATAACGTCGCCGCTGATCTTAATGGTGGGCTGTGGCTGGTGTGA